A region from the Bradyrhizobium sp. CCBAU 53340 genome encodes:
- a CDS encoding transposase — MADAMHEARLDARQESGSYRRIEVITGQRRRRRWTAEEKARIVAESFEEGANISEVARRHGVVRGLLTVWRRKFATAVSFQAPGFVPVRIASESGPATADESDRLACAHKVPPQMASAPGKLGGMIEIELGGARIRVEPGVELATLSTVLSALRGIR; from the coding sequence ATGGCAGATGCCATGCATGAAGCCAGGCTTGATGCCAGGCAGGAAAGCGGCTCCTATCGTCGGATCGAGGTGATCACAGGGCAGCGTCGACGACGGCGCTGGACGGCTGAAGAGAAGGCTCGGATCGTGGCCGAGAGCTTCGAGGAAGGGGCCAATATTTCCGAGGTCGCTCGGCGCCATGGCGTTGTCCGTGGGTTGCTGACGGTGTGGCGGCGCAAGTTCGCGACGGCAGTGAGCTTTCAGGCGCCAGGCTTCGTGCCGGTCCGGATCGCTTCCGAGAGCGGTCCGGCGACGGCAGACGAGTCGGACCGGTTAGCGTGCGCGCATAAGGTGCCGCCGCAGATGGCATCGGCTCCAGGCAAGCTTGGCGGAATGATCGAGATCGAGCTGGGCGGGGCACGCATCCGGGTCGAGCCCGGAGTGGAGCTGGCGACGCTTTCGACAGTGCTATCGGCGCTTCGGGGCATCCGTTGA